The DNA window GGGGGAAGTTCTGTCATCCAAGACTCCCTTTTGACTTGTTTGGATTCATTCTTAAAACAGGCAACAAAATTAGAAGCACATCCAGTTACTCCATGATTACCATGTTCAGAAAAAGCGAAATAAGCTTAATCAAAAGGCCCGCCGAAAGCTTACACTGTCGTGACCAAGAAGTTTCTCTTTCATTCTCCGAGCTCGGCATTCAAACTCTGCAGCTACGCTAGATTCAGCCGGTCCCTTGGCAGGCACTGGGCCAATTATGGCTTCTTCATCTCCACTGCTATCACTGTCCTGTCTCaccaaaggagagaaaaagaaattccatCAACTAAATCAGCAGAAAATCTGCCACAGAAACTATTCAGTGTTAATGTAGCACTTTGAAATTTCTCAAATGCTTCCTGCAGTTCTTACGATAACCCTGTACAATAACCCTGCATATTAAACACTGGGAGAGGGGGAGTTGAGGCTGAGAAAGAAGAGTTACCTAAGGTCACCTTGTGAGTTCAGGGCAGAGGTTAGATTCCAAGTAGACTTCCTGCTCAGCTGCTTGGCCTCCCAGCTACATGCCAGGCACAGCCAGTTTGCCATATTCCTCCTTGTCCATGTATATAAAAACTGACTTCTCAAAGAACCATACATAGTGCAGAAGTACAGAAGTTCCACTTGCTTAGTTGGCAAGTAGTCAACCCTGCTTGTTTTGCATTTAATTATCCTAAATAATTGCTTAATGAgcattttttcaggctgaaatgcAAGCTTTTGAATTTTTACCCAAATCTTGATTGATTTTTGCTAAATGTTTCACTGGCAGGAGGAGAAATACAATCAAAGTGAGAAGCAGCAGAAAGGCCTGGCAAAAACACAGGCCACAAGGAACCGTTAGGCAGACAGGAAAAGCCCTCAGGAGCTGCACTAGGGGCAGTGCCAAAAGGTCCAACCTCTTGTTCACAACTGGAAAGAAGagaaatgtgcttttaaaatatgtgaaCTACCCGCCAACCGGGGCCTGCAGAGCTTGTGTCAATGAAGGCCTCGAGCAGCACAGCCCGGCCTGGGATGTCCAGGAGTCCTACCTGCCAGAAGCCAGGATGCTTCTTGCAGGTGACACAGTGTAAGAATCTAATTAAGTTAATGTAATCCTGGAAGGATCTCACTCCCCTTTATTTCTATAAAGctccctcttttgaaatcaaaagcAATAGTTTTGGACTTGGGGTAGCTTTCCAATGACAGGAAAACAGAGCTTAAGAGAATTGTGGTCATGATTCCCAATCAGCACAACAACATGACCAATGGTTCCTCCACACAATTAGCTGCAACTGCAGAAGCTTTGCCTCGACAGCACGCCACAACAATCCCACTGTCGAGTTTTCTGAATGCCACGAGCccatcactttggccccttccgcacacgcaaaataatgcgttttcaaaccactttcacaaacgtttgcaagtggattttgctattccgcacagcttcaaagagcactgaaagcagtttgaaagtgcattattctgcatgtgtggaatgagcctttggtaCGTGGGGCAGAACAAAACCCTTGCTGCTCCCTTCCATTTGCCTCCTGGCTTCAGGTAATGAACACAAAATTTGCAGCACCCTGGACATCTACAAGCATGCAAACTGTCTGTTAATTTCGCTCCCCTAATAAAAGCTACCTTTTTACTTTTTCATTTGTCCCTTAAGCAATCACTTTTCCATTTGTCCCTTAAGCAAATTATGCAGTAATCACAAGTCAATCAAGAAAGATCTTTTTGAACTGTGCCTTTGAGGCTTAGCTCTCTCTCTTACAAACAAGCTTGTTGTAAcctacccagagccctttggggattgggcgggatataaatccaataaataaataaacaaaaataaacacactCTATCATGGGAAGAGCCTTGAGTGAAGCCTTGAATATGAGAAGTTCAAGCCCACTCCCGGAATAAAAGTGTCAGGCTCCTTCTGTCGTAGCTCCCACCTCATGGAATGGCCTCCCTGATGAGGTGAGGAAGGCTCTGCTCCTGCTGGATTTCCACATACTGTGCAACCCAGAATAACTCAAGAGGGTTTTCTGCATAAACAGGATGGTAATGAAATGGTCAGAAATTTACATTGATAAAGGGAAAGGGAATGTGGTCTATACTATTGTATTGCTGCCTATCGTTGTAAGTCTGCTCCAGTCTAGGGAGTTTCTATACCACTTTACATCTCAGCTTCAAAAGTTCaagctttgtttcagctctgagACTTCtgcctgttttcagatttctgtagtccaaaCCCAACTGTATTGTCCATTGGCTGTCCCCATCCTATATGACTTGCACAaggtaatctgtcttgagtctcagcaaTAAATTACCTGAATAAATCAATATATCCTGGTTTACACACCTGAGATGTGAGCGGAGATGGCACAAAAGACCCCTTGGCGCTTCTGTTTATTTCATCTTGTCCGGATGGTTTCTTGAAGTCTGGCGGTAAAGCAGGACCTATGACCGGCCTTGAGAACAAAATACATTTCAATCAAAAGCAGAACACTTTTCAAAACAGAGATGACTCAGTAGAGATTCCTGTAAACTATGACATTAATTACTGTATTTATATCCCAAGGGAGACCAAAATGGCTTACACTGTTCTCTCCTCTGACTTATCCTCATaattctgtgagataggttagtgtgactggcctaaggtcactcagcaagcttacATGGCAGCGTGGGGACTCCAACCAGGAATTCTGAGATCCCCGTCTCTGGCACACCAACCACCAcaccccacactggctcccagttcacCCTGAATATTCAAGCTTCTCCACCACCTCAATCTTCCACTGGACTCTACCCAGGACATCCAGCAATCCATCAGATGAAGCAAGGGCAGGAGAAAAGCCAAAACACCATCAGTTTGCAAGGGCAACTGGGCCTTGTGACAGACACTCACTGGAGCAGATAGTTTCTTGCTCTGCTTCCGCTAAGGGGCTGCTATCCCCCTGATTCTGAAAATTCTGGCCACAGTGCTTCTCTGACACCTGCCCAGGTATTTGTGGTGAGTGAATCTATCAATCCTGTAGGCAACATTTCTCCATACCAATGTTTCCATCATTTATCTATACATATTTAAGAGAAAAGGAAGCACATGCATGGAGCgtcggggaagggggcagaggatgcataCGTGTTTATATAGAAAGAGagaatgcatacatacatatgtgtgtgtgtatatattccacttttctccccagcgaGGAATCAGAGGGACTTGaaggctcttggggtctcttccaactctatcattctatgataGAAGCTTTCAGAATAttgttctccctgcctccattttccgacaacaacaaccctgtgaggtaaggcaGACTGAGTTTTTAtggcaggcccaaggtcactcagccacTTCCATGATAGAAATGGAAATTCGAATGAGTGTCCCAGTGTCCCAGTTCAGCATGATATCCACTACACCAGACTGATTAACAcacgggtgggggagggggcagctcagGCCactggtggtgtagtggttcagaatgTTGTATTAGGATCTGAAAGActccagtttgaatccccacttgtaccACGGAAACTAGCcagatgaccttgagccagcctAATCTTCCTCACATggctgttgtgcagataaaatggatgaaaggaaaacaatataagccacttgaatccccactggggagaaaagcaggtacaaatgaattaaataaataatatcaaagtacagctagaccaggggtagggaacctgcggctctccaggtgttcaggaactacaattcccatcagcctctgtcagcatggccaattggccatgctgacagagctaGACTAAGGcgcattccacatgggccaaaagcagcagtgtgaaaacagtgcaaaccctttcacaccgttttaaaccattttacactgttttcacacagctgtttttggcccatgcagaatctgcctgagaGTTATTTTCTAACCTAACCCCCTTTGTTATTTAATTATCTTACACAGGCACACATTTTTTGCATACATGCTTTAAACTCTGACCCCCACGAAAATAACAACTTTTTGTTCATTTTACACAATTATGAAAAATTCCCTGAGTAACATGAAAATACAATCTTCTGCTGCAGACACACTAGAAATGCTGATTCGTATATTTATATAGAGAGGCGGAAcatcatttttaacattttaaactgaCTAATACTATGGAGAACTCAGGACAATATTACTTCTTGAAAAATGTATAGTCCATCCCAAAGATTCAGAAAAGGCAAGGCAAGCAAAGTAAGAAACCCAACCAAATAACACTGATGCTGGTGCTGATCTAATTTCCCTGGTGGGTCacctttctgtttctgtttcttgatCATTCTTCCTATCTCttcttaaaatgtaaaaggaTGTTAACACAgatctttcattttaaaatttcttaaaTTATTAGTAATTTCATTCTGCATAGAAACATACTGCATTAGAAATTCTTTcaacaaaggaagaagagtttggatttataccctgcttttctcaaagtggcttacaaactccttcccctcctcttcctacaacagaaaCCTGGTAAGGTAagtctggctgagagagttctgagagaactgtgactagcccaatatcacccagcaggcttcatgtagaagagcagggaaacaaacccagttctccagattagagtctgcagctcatttAAAGGAGTGGGAAAACCGGATTCACTTAGATAATAGTTCACCACATGTGGAAGAGggaggatcaaacccagttctccggattagaattcaccactcttaaccatcagAAAATGCAGGGGAATAATATACACTGTAGCCAATACTACTTTATTAGAGCAGAAGGAAAACTGCATGGGGACAAAATTTAGTATCTGTAATGGGATagctttggtgcttcgatgcctcatcaataaatgctgctgatcaattcTTCAGAATCCTTTGGTTGGGTTAAGGTTCTAGACCTAACACAATGTCTCCAATAACTGCAAATgacatttcttctttcccttgaaTGTGATATGTTTTAGATTGGTACAGACAAAAAGACCCAGACCCAGCTATTTTCAGCcttacaggccctttccgcaccgcaacggtgcgggggtgcgtcggcataaagaATGCCGATGCACACCCCTGGGACTGTTctcatggacggtcccaggagggtggcaggcagtggcgaagccttcgcacaggctgcactgtcgctgaacgcctaccttgtctcctggcttccggctcgtcacagaggccagAGGTCACGccctgcagcctggagcgatggctctggagttggaggccaggggggcgtgtcccctggcctctgcgatgagccggaatccaggagacaaggtaggcgtttgcGGACGGTGCGGGTGAAATGGCGCCTTGAAGActctgcttccgaaaaacctcactcagggagtgaggtttggaagcagcgtcttcgtggagctcaggggttgcgaggccggcgctgctgcaatgcagcagtggcggccgtgcgaaccctccccagggacgctgtttttagcgtccctgagGCACTCTTTCCCGCTGGTGCGTTTCATTTGTAAACTTAATCTTGGTTCAGGTTTTACAGAAGTAAACTATATTTACTGCAAGGCTCTTCTAAACTGCAAAATCAATCACTTTTTGAGAAACACACCCAAACAATTCTTCATTTTGATTACCTTTCTGGAGAATCATCCTGCCTTTTAAAGCCAGGTGGGAGAGCAGGTCCAAAGAATCCATCATCTTCTTGAAGTCTTCTCTGTTTTctgaaaacacaggaaaaaaactTAAGTAATTACCAGGACATGGATAAAAATTActccatttaaaagaaaaacaattacatTACTTTACAAAATTCCTTTTTTAACATCATGGATCACCTTTCTGTTCAGGGAACATAAACACAGAATATCATAAACTGCTTGTTTTATAAAACTTACTCTCAACTAAGGTTCAAACACAATTTCACAGATCTTCATACATCTGAGAGGTTTTAATGGACAGCCAAAATGGGTGCTTTCCAAAAGTCCAAAAATGAAGTCTGTGGCCTTCTCTCCTGTGATGACATACTAAGCTTTGAAGATGCTCAAACTATCGTCCAGCTGGGTCCAGGAAAGCAGCAGTAAAAAAGGCCCTGCCCTCCTCCAGGATCTGAAGAGTCTTCCTCCACAATGTAGACAAAGGCAGACGTTTTTACCAAATCAAAACACATACCCACTGACTCTAATTGACTTTCAGAAAGTCATTGCCTTCATCAAACAGATTTttacattctgcttcttttctgctGTCCAGGCTCTAACAAGTATTTGGAACCAGCTGCACAATGCAAGGGACTCAGAAGTAAATGGGCATACATGTGCCATACAGACAGTCTCAGGACTCTTTCTATCTGCATCCCACTACCTCCAGCCTTACTATAGCCTAGGTAACacttccccttctctctttttctcatctaAAGGTAAAAGGTGTCCCCTGTGAAAGCATCAGACAATTACTGACTTATGGAGTGAGATCACATCGCAATGATTACTAGGAAGACtgtgtttacaaggtggtttgcccttgctttccccagtcgtctacactttacttccagaaagctgggtactccGTTTACTGACCTTTgaatgatggaaggctgagtcaatttgaacaggctacctgaaactgacttccatctgGATCAACAGGCTGCGAGCAGAGTTTTCACTGAAGTACAGCAGATTACTACTTTGTGCCATGGAGTTCTCACATCTATCCTTCTGGAAACCACTATCGTAATGAGCTTTTAAAATTACATAATCTATCTGTATTAAGACTCCATCTCAAACCACTGAGGCCATCTCAAAAATGTGCTACAGCCATATGTGTATGATCAGGAAAGAGCCATAGCTAGGTGAGCTAAATGCTTTGGCCACAGATGACCTCCAGTTCACTTGCTGGCCTCTCCATTTTAAAAGACCTTTTTCCTAAGATGCTGCAGTGCCACTGACAGCCTGAGCGGGCAATCCAGGGGGTTATATCAGTATAATTCACACCAGACCTGGCCACGTGGCTTCTATTTCGGTCATCTTCAGAATCTGTATCTGTTTCCCTGGGCACACAAGGAGAGGTGCTGTCTTCATCACAACCTCGTCCTTTCAGATTGCTTGAGTAGTCAGGAGGCAGTGCAGGCCCTGCAACTAAATGCATGACATTTATGTATTTAGCCTAATTGCTCAAATAGTATTTCATCAGAGTGGAAAAATATCTATAAATACAGTGCCTCAAACAACTGTGACACTCAATGCAGATTTGTCtcatataaaaatgaaaatgattgtTAATAAGTATGTCTGATTTCCATTAAGTTGTATGTTTTTTCACAGAACAGTAGAAGGCAGCAGGATTCAAATATTGCATTCGATGTGAAATCTCCCCTCTTGAGAAAGTACAGTTTATGAAGCCAAGAGACCACAGATCTTATCCAACCACTCTGCAAAGTCTGACCCCTTCCCCTGGTCCAGTTAGCCATAACCGTCTATTGGAGATGAGCAAAGTGGCTGGGCTCCAACCTTCTTCAGCTAGCAACATACATTTATCTCCTTTTTAATTGGCAAGCAACTGACTTCCTACTCTTGCTGACAGTTTAAGGAAGGTTGCACTATTGTGGAGGTCACTTAAAGCGTGTCACCTGGATCCACGCCACTGAGGTTAAACTGCTGCAATGTCATCCTCAACATGAAGTCAGATACTCCAACAGGTGAAGAATGGAGCAGCTCTGCTGCTACTGTGAGCTAAACAGACCGCGCAGGAACCTCACTGGCTGCCCACCAGTTATCAGTCTCAGTTTAAAACGCGGGTTGCCACTTGCTGGCCTTGGCCCTCTTACACGCAGGCCCACCTCCCTGTGCTCTGCCACCACAGCCTCACTCTTCAGCGCAGGTGGACTGCAAATGTCAACCTGCCAAGGGGCGAAAAACAGCCATTGCATGCGAATAGGGGAGCCTTCCCTGCCGTGGTCCCCCATGGTTCAAggaggtgaggtggggtggggcagccCGTCCCCCCGCTCGCCTGACTTCCCGCAAACGACGTGACACTCAGCTATTCACGGGGGCTTTTCCACATCAACACCCGAACCACAAAGCACAAAGACCTTAACCGCAGTCCCCCTCGGGCCGTCACTTCCTCTTCCAGGGACCCAGTTCCGGCAATGGACTTGCGGGCGGGGCGCTGGCTACCTCCCTCCGCCCTCCCCGGGCACCCGCGGCGGTGGGCGGCCTTCTGCTCACCCTGGTTGGTGTCGTCGGGGGAGGCGGAGCGCGGGAAGCCCGGGGGCAGCGCCGGCCCGATCACATCTCGCGCGGCCATGGCTGGCGGGCCTCCGAGAGCGACAGGGACGTCGCCGCCTGGACGGAGGGGGAGACAGGAAGGCGGGCTCCTGCGCACTGTGGCTCGCTTGGGCGCCCCGCCCCTCCGAATCCTGGTAGCGGAACGGGAGGCTCTGTTTCCGGTGGCGCGTGCGCATTTGGTCTTTCCGGTGACGTCGAGTAACCGGGCGGAAGCGTGCCTGGTCTTGTCGGGAGAGCTGCGTGAAGACGGAGGAAATGTCTGCCTGGCCACAGCAGCCGCCCCCCGGCTGGGCTGCCTACGGGCCTTGGGCGCTGCCCCCGCCGCTCCCTGCctacttccctcctcctcctcctcctcctccacgccCGCCAGGTAGGAGGGCGGTGATCCGGCCACTGGGAAGGCGCTGGTGCCGCTGCCCGAGCGCTGAGGGCCTGCGCCCGCGAGAAGAgaagccccggggggggggggggggtgccagtgGCGGTGCGTCCGAGATTCCCCGCGGGCCTTCTGGGCCGCGTCTCTCCCTCTGAAGCCCCCCGTGGTCCCTCCGGCCCGGCTTCGCGCGGGGCTGGAGAACCGCAAGCTGCTGCCTGGAGGGACCAGGCAAAGCCGCCCAGCCCCACCGACGACGACCATCCCACCTGGCACGGCAGATTTCAGCCCTGGGGACGGCGGGCCCTAGGTCTCTCGTGACGCTCTGGATTGGTCACCCCCGGGGGGCCA is part of the Sphaerodactylus townsendi isolate TG3544 linkage group LG04, MPM_Stown_v2.3, whole genome shotgun sequence genome and encodes:
- the GPALPP1 gene encoding GPALPP motifs-containing protein 1 isoform X2, with amino-acid sequence MAARDVIGPALPPGFPRSASPDDTNQGPALPPDYSSNLKGRGCDEDSTSPCVPRETDTDSEDDRNRSHVARKQRRLQEDDGFFGPALPPGFKRQDDSPERPVIGPALPPDFKKPSGQDEINRSAKGSFVPSPLTSQDSDSSGDEEAIIGPVPAKGPAESSVAAEFECRARRMKEKLLGHDSNESKQVKRESWMTELPPELKGFGLGARTFRRKADDKSGDRSVWTDTPADREKKAKEMQDGKKSASQGDGAVVVSERDKKLAEQVSLHNDSQRSESLMEIHHKKLKRKAAEEKDKPQERRPFDRDQDLQVHRFDEAQKRALIKQSRDLNTRFSHSKCNMFL
- the GPALPP1 gene encoding GPALPP motifs-containing protein 1 isoform X1, with amino-acid sequence MAARDVIGPALPPGFPRSASPDDTNQVAGPALPPDYSSNLKGRGCDEDSTSPCVPRETDTDSEDDRNRSHVARKQRRLQEDDGFFGPALPPGFKRQDDSPERPVIGPALPPDFKKPSGQDEINRSAKGSFVPSPLTSQDSDSSGDEEAIIGPVPAKGPAESSVAAEFECRARRMKEKLLGHDSNESKQVKRESWMTELPPELKGFGLGARTFRRKADDKSGDRSVWTDTPADREKKAKEMQDGKKSASQGDGAVVVSERDKKLAEQVSLHNDSQRSESLMEIHHKKLKRKAAEEKDKPQERRPFDRDQDLQVHRFDEAQKRALIKQSRDLNTRFSHSKCNMFL